A window from Podospora bellae-mahoneyi strain CBS 112042 chromosome 1 map unlocalized CBS112042p_1, whole genome shotgun sequence encodes these proteins:
- the TMA22 gene encoding Translation machinery-associated protein 22 (BUSCO:EOG092652NQ; COG:J; EggNog:ENOG503P1VJ), translated as MAETSAASRHVTYCGVCTLPPEYCEYGGTTAKCQKWLEKSHPDLYSKIWSPEALSAATASLSLEAQERAAKDAKKKAAKAEAAEQKQAEKLSNSVVTIKRIERNKRKYVTSVSGLEAFGLDLKKVSKDFGKKFATGSSVTKTPSGGEEIVVQGDVSDEIEEFILEKYKDVPEDNIELVEDKKKKGAAAG; from the exons ATGGCCGAGACCTCTGCTGCCAGCCGGCATGTGACCTACTGTGGTG TGTGCACACTACCACCCGAG TACTGCGAATACGGCGGAACAACCGCCAAATGTCAGAAATGGCTCGAAAAGTCCCACCCGGACCTCTACTCCAAGATCTGGTCCCCCGAAGCCCTCTCCGCagccaccgcctccctctcccttgaAGCCCAGGAACGCGCCGCCAAAGACgccaaaaagaaggccgCGAAAGCCGAGGCCGCCGAACAGAAGCAGGCCGAAAAGCTCTCCAACAGCGTCGTCACTATCAAGCGGATCGAGCGCAACAAGCGCAAGTATGTCACCTCTGTCTCTGGGCTGGAGGCTTTTGGGTTGGACTTGAAAAAG GTGTCCAAGGACTTTGGTAAGAAATTCGCGACCGGCTCGTCCGtcaccaaaaccccctcgGGCGGTGAGGAAATCGTAGTCCAGGGTGATGTCAGTGATGAAATTGAGGAGTTCATCCTCGAAAAGTACAAGGATGTGCCCGAGGATAACATTGAGCTGGTAGAagataagaagaagaagggggctgctgctggttaa
- a CDS encoding uncharacterized protein (EggNog:ENOG503P4FD; COG:S), whose protein sequence is MSSDNEMAMVPTETALDGQRSPIKMRKRGVTATQKQALMENLQLEITERARKLRTNYSIHAQSLRTRIEIRVNRIPMSLRKMKMGDLLDKYSNQQRPAVAGYLKGPPVPEKDSNPSKVYPPRAGGVTYPSAAAGAPPKRRSHEMTGGDKENENDALANPKKRPRAEQLPPPSSSQAQPPPPRSQNNNNVLSPTSSNTRTVGRCNPTTTPGNTIRSGIARPTGNVSPTKGTTSTSHSLHNTISRPPPSVSRPGTSASVRKMNFSSSTSTTASSSAVKRKRALTAAAPTPQAVRTTGANRTGQQQRRVSGTSESSEASTGTVIKKRPATAPGERPPITKAMAGGSGHAKSKSGISGLGGGKKAATVGASAGKKVVAAAAAGGKVGTTGSAAGRVLRKRAQV, encoded by the exons ATGTCGAGCGACAACGAAATGGCCATGGTGCCGACAGAAACGGCCCTAGACGGTCAAAGGAGTCCGATCAAGATGAGGAAACGAGGTGTCACAGCCACGCAGAAGCAGGCTCTCATGGAGAACCTTCAACTCGAGA TTACCGAACGAGCCCGCAAACTCCGAACAAACTACAGCATCCACGCGCAAAGTCTTCGGACACGAATTGAAATACGCGTCAACCGCATCCCAATGTCCCTCCGAAAAATGAAGATGGGCGACTTGCTTGACAAGTACTCCAACCAGCAACGACCCGCCGTAGCCGGCTACCTCAAAGGACCCCCCGTACCAGAAAAGGACTCCAACCCTTCCAAGGTCTACCCTCCCCGAGCAGGAGGCGTGACCTACCCAtccgcagcagcaggtgcCCCGCCCAAGCGCCGCAGCCACGAGATGACCGGCGGCGACAAGGAAAACGAAAACGACGCGCTCGCTAACCCGAAGAAGCGTCCCAGAGCCGAGCAattgccgccgccatcgtCATCCCAGGcgcaacctcctccgccacgaagccaaaacaacaacaacgtcctctcccccacctcctcaaacacccGGACGGTCGGTAGATGCAACCCCACGACTACACCAGGCAACACCATCCGCTCGGGAATCGCCCGCCCAACGGGAAATGTCTCCCCGACAAAAGGCACCACGTCAACCTCCCACTCTTTACACAATACCATCTCCCGTCCCCCGCCGTCGGTCTCCCGCCCTGGAACATCGGCTTCGGTCAGAAAAATGAACTTTTCAtcgtccacctccaccacagcctcttcctccgcagTGAAGAGAAAACGCGCCTTGACAGCTGCTGCGCCTACCCCGCAAGCGGTAAGAACAACCGGTGCCAACCGGACtgggcagcaacaacgaaGGGTTAGTGGCACTTCGGAGTCTAGCGAGGCGAGCACGGGAACGGTGATTAAGAAGCGGCCGGCGACGGCCCCGGGGGAGAGGCCCCCGATCACGAAGGCGATGGCTGGGGGAAGTGGGCACGCGAAGAGCAAGAGTGGTATTTccgggttgggaggggggaagaaggcggcgacTGTTGGGGCGAGCGCGGGGAAGAAGGTCGTTGCcgctgcggcggcgggagggAAGGTTGGGACGACGGGGAGTGCAGCGGGAcgggtgttgaggaagagggcgcaGGTGTAG
- a CDS encoding uncharacterized protein (COG:S; EggNog:ENOG503PBMQ): protein MAADNIAPLPLPASSSRPERNSLSVPPPPSSVLAAPVGAGGAPHHSPHPAPQYDPSLDPTIKHLLDQQAEIQAKLAVLLPQKYGPNIKVELEMLRHKHRVLRAYADENQFSNKIPLLSEIEEARTLQYNCECIEAACLEHGVDLQDPRFLDTLKYHYFRDQAPEGYAAWLDRNVARFDPVVSAMRLRDSVPLGFRTHHSYKCWDERCMHYIYGYPLHDDRDQHSREHVSLQKRDSGLSVSGTPPLVFPEKTNRNYSADYSKQPSPLYLPRPGPNIQLAPIATNSQPPAKDHRESLRSYSFVPEHPAGPRGSVDSEVDPLLPPLKRSRVGQSRLESIGELRLLREVGPCLRCKVLKKGCDSNDPCGLCPEPTALSDNDFWKALGCHRGPLANFTETMLPTAVSPRHTQTPMTSPLAIRRNMNEFLERSFVIAPEIARMVKDDLDFDDGFWWTEDLANLPPSNPTLASFGKEPVDRPPPVLTVLAASWNMSGTYNFWQLLKMSGVLSASRESEAVTYPVLYRAKLLLREALFYDLQLPDPAIHGEPSSSSTHIIFDDADLYGRFQLLYNCMTQFLHSLDTQMMRSNTLDPKTWLASFFSLCIFSIVRTLLVDRAAQARVNSPTEPATSAMHAVYKALVCIFAASTTMLLDGHESELNNEDRELLASVGAFLGRNSWAERGLTSTKDFLLFLGSGEIEGSVYHGFLKQRSSQRQGSFVLPPIAKPAEEPRKPLPDMRPLAHPWGSNVPGQADRDIYVFKGEPDRLLTSPQSMDMGRRHTVAESPTFPRQAGRGLTSPIAAPRLRPSYQRPPLRRVYCTKCNEYPEGFRGEHELRRHNDAKHAALVKRWVCTEPQGPLNSPQPVIPLSKCKACVTQKRYGAYYNAAAHLRRAHFNPHRGGKASGDWPPMNILKDWMREVRQSIDVQDQDDASSGEDEGHDYKNTHDFISPPRRRSPPVLEAPRLAPAPPPPPPAHMGHPHPHGLPVPSQPLLAPSFGPMAHVGPLGSLGSVGGPVGPPPMIIQSSPGAYMTPTPVLKSNDESQLTPTSASSSVRNRCPHPECGRVFKDLAAHMLTHMEERPEKCPIETCEYHIKGFARKYDKNRHALTHYKGTMICPFCPGAGTSYEKAFNRADVFKRHLTAVHNVEQTPPNSRKLILTSGSARAGAAGAKCSICQSQFATAQEFYEHLDDCVLNVIVPSTPKTTGGGGGNASERKDSVARTPATATEKGKELEHDSHVQLDVDMDEDSRRGSEYSDRASVVQTTREERTQLYQQEPSTRVSSAQASPAPSSIQTSKTEPSGQLPNSHADHESEIASEIQVAVPPRPSKEDAMDVVEETNGVGAGQPQQQKSEPPELPLEVKPYQALRRPEVTLGSPVPPDAMDTD from the exons ATGGCCGCCGACAATATcgcgccgctgccgctgccggcaTCTTCGTCTCGGCCCGAGCGCAACTCGCTCTcagtaccaccaccgccgtcgtCTGTCCTGGCCGCACctgttggagctggaggtgccccccatcactctcctcatccagcGCCTCAGTATGATCCGTCGTTGGatcccaccatcaagcaCCTGCTGGATCAGCAGGCCGAAATTCAGGCCAAACTAGCTGTCCTGCTTCCTCAGAAATATGGCCCCAACATCAAGGTCGAGCTTGAAATGCTGCGGCATAAGCATCGTGTGCTGCGCGCGTATGCCGACGAGAACC AATTCTCCAACAAAATCCCTCTCCTGTCCGAAATAGAAGAGGCCCGAACGTTGCAGTATAACTGCGAATGCATCGAGGCAGCCTGTCTCGAACATG GCGTGGACCTGCAGGACCCTAGGTTTCTTGACACCCTCAAGTATCATTATTTTCGGGATCAAGCGCCGGAAGGGTATGCTGCATGGCTGGACAGGAACGTTGCCCGCTTCGACCCAGTTGTGTCTGCAATGAGGTTGAGGGATAGCGTACCTCTAGGTTTTCGGACTCACCACTCCTACAAGTGTTGGGATGAGAGGTGTATGCACTACATCTACGGATATCCTCTTCACGATGACCGAGATCAACACTCGAGAGAGCATGTCTCTCTCCAAAAAAGAGACTCGGGTCTCTCAGTCAGCGGCACACCACCGCTTGTCTTCCCCGAGAAGACCAACCGAAATTACAGCGCCGATTACAGCAAGCAGCCATCTCCTTTGTATCTACCTCGTCCAGGCCCCAACATTCAGCTTGCGCCAATAGCAACAAACAGTCAACCTCCGGCAAAAGACCACCGCGAATCGCTAAGGAGCTATTCGTTTGTACCCGAACATCCGGCAGGCCCTCGTGGGTCAGTCGATTCCGAGGTCGATCCCTTGCTGCCGCCGTTGAAGCGCAGTCGTGTGGGGCAATCGCGGTTGGAATCAATTGGTGAGCTGCGGCTGCTCCGGGAGGTCGGGCCATGTCTTCGATGTAAAGTCttgaaaaagggg TGTGATTCCAATGATCCATGTGGACTTTGTCCTGAACCAACAGCCCTGTCAGATAATGATTTTTGGAAAGCTTTGGGCTGTCATCGGGGACCGCTCGCCAATTTTACGGAGACTATGCTTCCCA CCGCCGTTTCCCCTCGACACACGCAGACTCCCATGACCTCCCCGCTTGCAATTCGCCGAAACATGAACGAATTTCTCGAACGATCATTCGTCATTGCACCAGAAATCGCGAGGATGGTCAAGGATGATCTGGActttgatgatggttttTGGTGGACAGAAGATCTAGCCAACTTACCTCCGTCCAACCCAACGCTGGCATCATTCGGCAAAGAGCCCGTGGACCGCCCTCCACCGGTCCTGACCGTATTGGCAGCAAGCTGGAATATGAGTGGCACCTACAACTTTTGGCAACTTCTCAAAATGAGCGGCGTTCTCTCGGCAAGCAGGGAGTCGGAGGCGGTGACATATCCAGTCTTGTATCGGGCCAAACTACTGCTTCGAGAAGCGCTATTTTATGACCTTCAGCTGCCCGACCCAGCTATCCACGGCGAGCCAAGCAGCTCGAGCACCCACATCATATTCGACGATGCCGATCTCTACGGACGTTTCCAGTTGCTTTACAATTGCATGACGCAGTTCCTGCACTCTCTCGATACTCAGATGATGAGATCCAACACGCTGGACCCAAAGACTTGGCTCGCAAGCTTCTTTTCACTCTGCATCTTTAGCATCGTCAGAACGTTGCTTGTGGACAGGGCCGCACAAGCACGCGTTAACTCGCCCACCGAGCCTGCCACATCGGCCATGCACGCAGTTTACAAAGCTCTGGTTTGCATCTTCGCAGCCTCTACCACCATGTTACTAGATGGCCACGAATCAGAGCTGAACAACGAAGACCGCGAGCTACTCGCTTCAGTTGGGGCGTTCCTCGGAAGGAACTCTTGGGCGGAGCGTGGTTTGACAAGTACGAAAGACTTCTTGCTGTTTCTCGGTAGCGGAGAGATTGAGGGCAGTGTTTACCATGGGTTTTTGAAGCAGCGGTCATCGCAAAGGCAAGGATCCTTCGTCCTACCCCCGATCGCCAAGCCTGCGGAAGAGCCGCGGAAGCCGCTGCCAGATATGAGACCTCTTGCCCACCCGTGGGGCTCCAACGTCCCGGGACAAGCCGACAGGGATATTTATGTTTTTAAAGGAGAGCCGGACCGATTGCTCACATCACCACAGTCTATGGATATGGGAAGGCGCCACACCGTTGCCGAAAGCCCAACGTTCCCCAGACAGGCTGGTCGTGGGCTGACCTCGCCCATCGCGGCACCGAGGCTTCGACCATCATACCAAAGGCCGCCTTTGCGGAGAGTATACTGCACGAAATGTAACGAGTACCCTGAGGGTTTCCGTGGCGAACACGAACTGAGAAGACACAACGATGCCAAGCATGCTGCTCTGGTCAAGAGATGGGTTTGCACAGAGCCTCAGGGCCCACTCAATTCACCCCAGCCCGTGATACCTCTCTCGAAATGCAAGGCCTGCGTGACCCAAAAACGCTACGGCGCCTACTACAACGCAGCAGCGCATCTGAGACGAGCTCACTTCAATCCTCATCGTGGTGGTAAAGCGAGCGGGGACTGGCCGCCGATGAATATCTTGAAAGACTGGATGCGGGAAGTACGGCAGTCGATTGACGTACAGGATCAGGACGATGCGTCCAGTGGAGAAGACGAGGGGCATGATTACAAGAACACCCATGACTTTATCTCCCCACCTCGGCGCCGCTCACCACCGGTTCTAGAAGCACCACGCCTAGCCCctgcgcctcctccaccaccgccggcacaCATGGGACATCCACATCCACACGGTCTCCCGGTACCCTCTCAGCCGCTGCTGGCCCCTTCGTTCGGCCCGATGGCTCATGTTGGGCCCCTCGGCTCTCTCGGCTCAGTAGGGGGTCCAGTTGGCCCACCACCTATGATCATACAAAGCTCACCGGGTGCCTACATGACACCGACCCCGGTCCTCAAGAGCAACGACGAGTCACAGCTCACACCTActtcggcatcctcctccgtccgCAACCGCTGCCCCCATCCAGAATGCGGTCGTGTTTTCAAGGACTTGGCAGCTCACATGCTGACCCACATGGAGGAACGTCCTGAAAAGTGCCCAATCGAGACCTGCGAGTATCATATTAAGGGGTTCGCGCGAAAATACGACAAGAACAGACATGCCCTCACACACTACAAAGGCACCATGATCTGCCCATTTTGTCCTGGTGCCGGGACATCCTACGAGAAGGCCTTCAACCGGGCGGATGTCTTCAAGCGTCACTTGACAGCCGTGCACAACGTCGAGCAGACACCACCGAACAGCAGGAAGCTCATTTTGACATCTGGGTCCGCGCGAGCCGGTGCTGCCGGGGCAAAGTGCAGCATTTGCCAGAGCCAGTTCGCTACAGCCCAGGAGTTTTATGAGCATTTGGATGACTGTGTGTTGAACGTCATCGTTCCTTCTACGCCAAAGACGAcgggcggcgggggtgggaaCGCCAGTGAGAGGAAAGATTCTGTTGCCCGGAcgccggcaacggcaacggaGAAGGGCAAAGAGCTTGAGCACGATTCACATGTTCAACTGGATGTAGACATGGATGAAGACTCCCGAAGAGGCTCCGAATACAGCGACAGGGCATCTGTTGTTCAGACCACCCGCGAAGAACGCACCCAACTGTACCAGCAGGAACCCAGCACTCGGGTTTCATCGGCACAggcttctccagctccttcgtcGATCCAGACCTCCAAAACCGAGCCATCTGGGCAACTGCCCAACTCACACGCCGATCACGAATCAGAGATTGCTTCGGAGATCCAAGTCGCCGTGCCGCCCCGGCCATCGAAGGAGGACGCGATGGACGTGGTGGAAGAAACGAACGGCGTTGGGGCTGGCCAGCCACAACAGCAGAAGTCAGAGCCCCCCGAGTTGCCACTCGAAGTTAAACCATACCAAGCCTTGCGTCGGCCGGAGGTGACGCTTGGATCACCGGTCCCGCCGGATGCGATGGATACGGACTAA
- a CDS encoding uncharacterized protein (COG:U; EggNog:ENOG503P3VM; BUSCO:EOG09265822) — protein MTVFALIIINKAGGLIYNRTFHEGGLNKISTNDYLVLAGTFHGVHAITARLSPIPTPGANRNSASSAGTMIRPEPPSGLEVLESENFRLQCFTTLTGIKFLLFTDTTQTNVDLTMRRVYEMYTDYVMKNPFYQLEMPVRCDMFDRKLLSYIREINNR, from the exons AT GACCGTCTTCgcactcatcatcatcaacaaggcCGGCGGTCTCATTTACAACCGAACCTTCCACGAAGGGGGCCTAAACAAAATCAGCACCAACGACTATCTCGTCCTCGCTGGTACTTTCCATGG CGTCCACGCCATTACAGCCCGCCTcagccccatccccacccccggaGCAAACCGCAACTCGGCCTCATCAGCTGGCACCATGATCCGGCCGGAACCACCATCCGGATTGGAAGTCCTAGAGTCAGAAAACTTTCGGCTGCAATGCTTCACTACTCTGACAGGCATCaagttcctcctcttcaccgacacaacacaaacaaacGTCGATTTGACCATGCGGCGGGTCTACGAGATGTACACAGACTATGTCATGAAGAACCCATTCTACCAGTTGGAAATGCCGGTGCGCTGCGACATGTTTGACAGGAAGTTGTTGTCGTATATTAGGGAGATCAACAACAGGTAG
- a CDS encoding uncharacterized protein (EggNog:ENOG503NVRD; COG:S): MSDQVLLPQVAYRPPSPQGRRRPARTLNPIMEEPEHSRDSFASRRRRNGPSVEKIEQWLSPMSDHFPTPRGMHFLAAPILPATPSVLSQATNESEPELDNDDVSSEASSSNPSFQWNHSSNNRESIMTDVTEFDDLYDVSDDEIRRKQRLQANGIGRQRSSTRSSRSSRNLKRSSRASLEFRRSLTPLVIPEEVQQAAKKVLSPIPPTPPSAVAMSPAIMSLMELRQRQDTPRVSAPPSLDGSINSEEMAAMSAPPTPVVGSEYGVDEEWSGVRLQPGALETLQALAGDESAFAEQPTQVIEVPQEMAQTRRQPPRIMTNLNRAPSAARLSLADLSKLEIPSPGGFFSELSSASRQTWHAEKNSEETDEGQPPTSTTAENFYKIPWSRDRVPPPPPRPLHLDNLPSAIIERVVEFPETQGQEDLPTAIRIEPTPVPLTAIRIPPTPRRSEATASETAVGEPSSPIVVTEIIAELDRDYVAKQEENVVSHAGRTQMWLMAQRAYLQGVAGFSDEAEEQESEASEHESEAEDKVEEPKVEATEEVPLKKSKSVRFSALPLDNFPQPPKKLPPKLLRQESAYYRAFTDFTVRSCHTDAFVHRQPRFEALQAQRISLRDAHRNQLLGKYQLSVVPQSAKKRMSTNVVRGDDNLIDDPEKLRADKEADALSQMHMSAWHVAATKQLNGGRLVSAPVGKRLARQSSFAPGTGSNGLPRDRARILDLGGQGACDWAWHAALQFPNCKIYTVTTKAIRQLSNSNIRGPPNHRQVAVERLTKLPFADNQFDLISARELHAVLKMSGENGVDEWDACLAECMRVLKPGGYIEFNLLDADIINAGELGNAKAVEFGFALQTLGYDARPTKNFISRLDKAGFEDVRRAWVAMPVGPKKLPKPVVSVGRDEAGGEEREVLRMEAVVSGSSDNIAAVTGLVAGWSWEKWLLRAEMERAAGELRLADTVTPGKAMKEAGKMIADVSAVVEEGRAKGSLFRCLKGYARKPVPKPKVELADELNELDRSGSIRICLDTESLY; this comes from the coding sequence ATGTCCGACCAAGTTTTGCTGCCCCAGGTTGCGTACcggccaccctccccgcAGGGTCGGCGGAGGCCGGCGCGGACACTTAATCCTATAATGGAGGAGCCAGAGCACTCGAGAGACTCGTTCgcctcgaggaggagaaggaacgGGCCTTCGGTTGAGAAGATTGAACAGTGGCTTTCCCCCATGAGCGACCACTTCCCCACACCAAGAGGAATGCACTTTCTGGCCGCCCCGATCCTGCCAGCTACACCATCAGTGCTCTCCCAGGCAACTAACGAGAGCGAGCCCGAGCTCGATAATGACGACGTCAGCTCCGAagcttcatcatcaaacccaTCCTTCCAGTggaaccacagcagcaacaaccgaGAGAGTATCATGACCGATGTCACCGAGTTTGATGATCTGTACGATGTGTCCGATGACGAGATCCGACGAAAGCAGCGTCTTCAGGCAAACGGTATCGGCCGGCAACGGAGCTCCACCCGGAGCTCAAGGAGTTCAAGGAACCTCAAGAGATCATCCAGGGCCTCCCTTGAGTTTCGCCGGTCATTGACCCCTCTTGTGATCCCAGAGGAAGTCCAGCAAGCCGCGAAGAAGGTTTTGTCGCCcatcccaccaacaccgccatcCGCTGTTGCCATGTCACCAGCTATCATGTCACTTATGGAACTGAGGCAAAGACAAGATACTCCCCGCGTCTCAGCCCCACCATCTCTCGACGGCAGCATCAACTCGGAGGAAATGGCCGCCATGTCagcaccacccactcccGTGGTTGGTTCTGAGTATGGTGTCGATGAGGAGTGGTCTGGAGTTCGTCTCCAGCCTGGTGCTCTCGAGACTCTCCAGGCCCTCGCTGGTGACGAATCAGCGTTTGCTGAGCAACCCACTCAGGTTATTGAGGTGCCACAAGAGATGGCTCAAACCCGCAGACAGCCTCCCCGCATCATGACCAACTTGAACCGGGCCCCATCAGCAGCCCGCCTGTCTCTTGCTGATCTCAGCAAGCTCGAGATTCCATCCCCAGGTGGCTTCTTTTCTGAGCTCTCGTCTGCCAGCCGGCAAACATGGCACGCTGAGAAGAACAGCGAGGAAACCGATGAGGGCCAACCGCCTACTTCTACAACCGCTGAGAATTTTTACAAGATCCCATGGAGCCGCGACAGAgttcctcccccaccacccaggcCACTGCACCTCGACAACCTGCCATCAGCCATCATCGAGCGTGTTGTTGAGTTCCCCGAGACCCAGGGCCAGGAGGACCTCCCGACAGCCATTCGCATTGAGCCTACCCCAGTTCCTCTTACTGCTATTAGAATTCCACCCACTCCTAGACGGTCTGAGGCCACTGCTTCCGAGACTGCTGTTGGCGAGCCCAGCTCACCAATCGTTGTTACTGAGATCATTGCCGAGCTTGACCGTGATTATGTCGCCAAGCAAGAGGAGAATGTTGTCTCCCACGCTGGCCGCACCCAGATGTGGCTCATGGCTCAGCGCGCCTACCTTCAAGGTGTTGCCGGCTTCTCTGATGAGGCCGAGGAGCAAGAATCTGAGGCTTCTGAGCACGAgtccgaggccgaggacaAGGTCGAGGAGCCCAAGGTTGAGGCTACCGAAGAGGTGCCCCTGAAGAAGTCCAAGTCCGTCCGCTTCTCCGCCCTTCCCCTGGACAActtccctcaaccccccaagaaGCTCCCACCCAAGCTCCTCCGTCAGGAGTCGGCTTACTACCGCGCCTTCACCGACTTCACCGTCCGCTCCTGCCACACCGACGCCTTTGTCCACCGTCAGCCCCGCTTCGAGGCTCTTCAGGCCCAGCGCATTTCCCTCAGAGATGCCCACCGCAACCAGCTCCTCGGAAAGTACCAGCTCTCCGTCGTCCCTCAGTCCGCCAAGAAGCGCATGAGCACCAACGTTGTCCGCGGCGATGACAACCTCATTGACGACCCTGAGAAGCTCCGCGCCGACAAGGAAGCTGACGCCCTCAGCCAGATGCACATGTCCGCCTGGCACGTCGCCGCTACCAAGCAGCTCAACGGCGGCAGGCTTGTTTCTGCTCCCGTCGGCAAGCGCCTCGCTCGTCAGTCCAGCTTTGCCCCTGGCACAGGCAGCAATGGCCTCCCCCGTGACCGGGCTAGAATCCTTGATCTCGGCGGCCAGGGCGCCTGCGACTGGGCCTGGCATGCTGCCCTCCAGTTCCCCAACTGCAAGATTTATActgtcaccaccaaggccaTCCGTCAActctccaactccaacatcCGTGGCCCTCCCAACCATAGGCAGGTcgcggtggagaggttgaccAAGCTTCCCTTTGCGGACAACCAGTTCGATCTCATCTCCGCTCGTGAGCTCCATGCTGTGCTGAAGATGTCGGGCGAGAACGGGGTGGACGAGTGGGACGCCTGTCTGGCCGAGTGCATGCGCGTCCTCAAGCCAGGAGGCTACATCGAGTTCAACCTCTTGGATgccgacatcatcaacgcgGGAGAGTTGGGCAACGCCAAGGCGGTCGAGTTTGGGTTCGCGCTGCAGACTCTGGGATATGACGCCCGCCCGACAAAGAACTTCATCTCGAGGCTTGACAAGGCCGGTTTCGAGGATGTGAGGAGGGCGTGGGTTGCTATGCCGGTGGGACCCAAGAAGCTGCCCAAGCCGGTGGTGAGTGTCGGTCGGGATGAGGCgggcggggaggagagggaggttcTTCGGATGGAAGCGGTGGTGAGCGGGTCGAGCGATAATATTGCTGCTGTTACGGGGTTGGTTGCGGGGTGGAGTTGGGAGAAGTGGCTGTTGAgggcggagatggagagggcggcgggggagttgaggttggcggaTACGGTTACGCCTGGGAAGGCGATGAAGGAGGCGGGGAAGATGATTGCTGATGTTAgcgctgttgttgaggaggggagggcgaaGGGGAGTTTGTTTAGGTGTTTGAAGGGGTATGCGAGGAAGCCGGTTCCTAAGCCCAAGGTGGAATTGGCGGATGAGTTGAATGAGTTGGATCGGAGTGGGAGCATCAGAATTTGCTTGGATACCGAGAGCTTGTATTGA
- the RPN10 gene encoding proteasome regulatory particle base subunit rpn10 (EggNog:ENOG503NUWE; COG:O; BUSCO:EOG09264XF3), whose amino-acid sequence MVLEAVMIVVDNSESSRNGDYTPTRFEAQCDAVNILFQNVIQGNPESSVGLMSMGGKGPEVLATLTVDQGKILEGLHRTKKNIRGSAHLATGIQVAHLALKHRQNKSQRARIVVFVCSPIEDIESDLVKLAKKMKKANTSVDFVLFGDIDEENQKKLTAFNEIVKGSGQGSHLEVIPPSSKLLSDQLLATPIFLGENAGQGGAGGGGSAAEEFEFGVDPSADPELALALRMSMEEEKARQERAARAEAEAAGQNTLETVKEDNESTPLLGKDGEPSGNKKDDDKMDTS is encoded by the exons ATGGTGCTCGAGGCGGTCATGATCGTGGTGGACAACAGCGAGAGCAGCAGGAACGGCGACTACACACCAACCCGGTTCGAGGCGCAATGCGATGCCGTTAACATCCTCTTCCAGAACGTCATCCAGGGCAATCCCGAGTCGTCGGTCGGTCTTATGAGCATGGGCGGCAAGGGCCCTGAGGTTCTGGCGACTCTTACGGTAGATCAAGGCAAGATCCTCGAAGGCTTGCATCGGACGAAAAAGAACATCCGTGGATCCGCTCATCTTGCGACTGGTATTCAAGTAGCACAT CTCGCCCTCAAGCACCGACAAAACAAATCCCAGCGGGCGCGCATCGTCGTGTTTGTCTGCTCCCCCATCGAAGACATCGAGAGCGACCTGGTCAAGCtcgccaagaagatgaagaaggccaaCACGAGTGTCGACTTTGTGCTGTTTGGCGATATAGATGAGGAGAATCAGAAGAAGCTCACGGCGTTCAACGAAATAGTCAAGGGCAGTGGCCAGGGCTCGCATCTGGAGGTTATTCCCCCCAGTTCCAAGCTGCTCAGCGATCAGCTTCTCGCTACACCCATTTTTCTTGGAGAGAATGCCGGTCAAggtggtgccggcggtggtggcagtgcTGCCGAGGAATTCGAGTTCGGCGTCGACCCGTCCGCTGACCCAGAGTTGGCGCTGGCTCTGCGTATGAGTatggaagaggaaaaggccCGGCAGGAGAGGGCAGCTCGTGCCGAGGCGGAGGCTGCTGGTCAGAACACGTTGGAGACTGTCAAGGAAGATAACGAGTCAACACCTCTGCTGGGCAAAGACGGAGAGCCCAGTGGCAACaagaaggatgatgataAGATGGACACCTCTTAG